One Phycisphaerae bacterium RAS2 DNA window includes the following coding sequences:
- the ubiB gene encoding putative protein kinase UbiB, whose protein sequence is MSIVTLPRTVRTFARLRVIAQVLSRHGFGHFVDRLQLGQYVPSFLRFKRGAEADESEIDPIATIGERLVKVCEELGPTFVKLGQIGSTRPDLLPAQIIAALERLQDDVQPFSADEARRIVEASTGLSVQQAFRAFEERPFASGSIGQVHRATTQDGQEVVVKIRRPGIEQVVQLDIYVLKWMAERAEALFPELRSYHPRMLVDEFAQTIQKELDFVNEASATSRFYDAFKDDEFIRTPLVRWDLTGTEVLTMEFMEGLHLRDALGAQRAQCDPKKLAHRLAESFMKQFFEMGLFHADPHPGNLLVCPPDKLILFDFGMVGVIDDELMGRLVIGIVAMVKREIDVLIEVLADLGALGRSTDREMLARDLRDMLDKYYGLPLRRLEVPTIFRELLETMRRSDVTLPRNFVSMFKSLATVSAVVMQLDPDLNLLELLQPRINTLLRERFHPRRLSRLFGISAWHLASVLRDAPRLLRDTLRGIGRGQFQINIRHENLDHLASELDRSSNRLAFSVLVASTIIGSTMLLSMNADVLLFGTLPIRYLGFVGYALTFVMSAWLLIAILRSGRLS, encoded by the coding sequence ATGTCCATCGTGACCCTGCCACGCACCGTTCGGACCTTCGCGCGGCTTCGCGTCATTGCGCAGGTGCTCTCCCGCCACGGATTCGGCCATTTCGTCGACCGCCTGCAACTGGGCCAATACGTTCCGTCGTTCCTGCGATTCAAGCGCGGCGCCGAGGCGGACGAGAGCGAGATTGATCCGATCGCCACCATCGGCGAGCGGCTTGTGAAAGTGTGCGAGGAACTCGGCCCCACATTCGTCAAACTCGGGCAGATCGGCTCGACCCGGCCCGACCTGTTGCCGGCGCAGATCATCGCGGCGCTGGAGCGCCTGCAGGACGACGTGCAGCCCTTCTCGGCCGACGAGGCCCGGCGCATCGTCGAGGCCAGCACCGGCCTTTCCGTTCAACAGGCATTTCGTGCGTTCGAAGAGCGACCGTTCGCCAGCGGTTCCATCGGCCAGGTGCATCGTGCGACGACGCAAGACGGCCAGGAGGTCGTCGTCAAGATTCGCCGGCCGGGCATCGAACAGGTCGTTCAATTAGACATCTATGTACTCAAATGGATGGCCGAGCGGGCTGAGGCGCTGTTTCCCGAGCTGCGATCGTATCACCCGCGCATGCTGGTGGACGAGTTCGCGCAGACGATTCAGAAGGAGCTGGATTTCGTCAACGAGGCGTCGGCCACGTCACGGTTTTACGACGCATTCAAGGATGATGAATTCATCCGTACGCCGCTGGTGCGATGGGACCTGACAGGCACGGAAGTGCTGACGATGGAGTTCATGGAGGGGTTGCACCTGCGCGACGCCCTCGGCGCGCAGCGGGCGCAGTGCGATCCGAAGAAGTTGGCCCATCGGCTGGCCGAGAGTTTCATGAAGCAGTTCTTCGAGATGGGGCTGTTTCATGCCGACCCGCACCCGGGGAATCTGCTGGTCTGCCCGCCGGACAAGCTGATCCTGTTTGATTTTGGAATGGTCGGCGTGATCGACGACGAGCTGATGGGCCGGCTGGTGATCGGCATCGTCGCGATGGTCAAGCGCGAAATCGACGTGCTGATCGAAGTGCTGGCCGACCTGGGCGCGCTGGGCCGGTCGACCGATCGGGAGATGCTCGCGCGCGACTTGCGCGACATGCTCGACAAGTACTACGGGCTGCCGCTGCGGCGGCTGGAAGTGCCCACGATCTTCCGCGAGTTGCTGGAGACGATGCGCCGGTCTGACGTGACGCTTCCGCGCAATTTCGTCTCCATGTTCAAGTCGCTGGCGACCGTCTCGGCGGTCGTGATGCAGCTTGATCCGGATTTGAATTTGCTCGAACTGCTCCAACCGCGGATCAACACGCTCCTGCGCGAGCGCTTTCATCCCCGGCGGCTCTCGCGCCTCTTCGGCATTTCGGCCTGGCACCTCGCCAGCGTGTTACGGGACGCGCCCCGCCTGCTGCGCGACACCCTGCGCGGTATCGGACGCGGGCAGTTTCAAATCAACATCCGCCACGAGAATCTCGATCACCTTGCCAGCGAGCTGGATCGCTCCAGCAACCGCCTGGCCTTCTCGGTGCTCGTGGCCTCGACGATCATCGGCAGCACGATGTTGCTCTCGATGAACGCCGACGTGCTGCTGTTCGGCACGTTGCCGATCCGCTACCTGGGATTCGTCGGCTACGCGCTGACGTTTGTCATGTCGGCGTGGCTGCTGATTGCGATCCTGCGCAGCGGCCGGCTGTCGTAG